Proteins found in one Patescibacteria group bacterium genomic segment:
- a CDS encoding glycosyltransferase family 4 protein — MKILSLSLDSNYAKPDSPVSLRTKEYGALADLYWVIAPGERGANLELGEKVKVIFSGGHTKPVRLARIYHIASRVIKENKFDVITVQDAYFLAMLGWVIAKRFDLGLELQIHGFEKFFGLRKIIAKFVLPKADSIRTVSQRMKNFLINNFNIKEKAVTAVPVYYDVKRPAVPEFRHSASGQPDGEKEIFVFLTVARLAAVKRIDSQVMALAQIVKKFPQARLWIAGSGPEEKRLKELARKTQLENYVQFFGWQENPDEFYSRAGAYLLTSDSEGWGMSVIEAAAYGLPIIMTDAGCAGEIIINGESGIVVPAGNTRELIRSMELLISDPELRKKLGQGAKAALKKLKTKEETLKLYKKSWERAIIK, encoded by the coding sequence ATGAAGATATTATCATTAAGCCTGGACAGTAATTATGCCAAACCTGATTCGCCGGTTTCTTTGCGGACCAAAGAATACGGGGCGCTGGCGGATCTTTACTGGGTTATTGCCCCGGGAGAAAGGGGCGCCAACCTGGAGCTAGGTGAAAAAGTTAAGGTAATTTTTTCGGGCGGGCATACGAAGCCAGTAAGGCTCGCGCGGATTTACCATATTGCCAGCCGGGTCATTAAGGAAAATAAATTCGATGTAATAACCGTGCAAGACGCATATTTTCTAGCCATGCTCGGCTGGGTTATTGCTAAAAGATTTGATCTGGGCCTGGAATTGCAAATCCACGGGTTTGAAAAATTTTTTGGACTAAGAAAAATTATTGCTAAGTTCGTTCTTCCTAAAGCCGATTCAATTAGAACTGTAAGCCAAAGGATGAAAAATTTTCTAATCAATAATTTTAATATCAAGGAAAAGGCAGTAACGGCTGTTCCGGTTTATTATGACGTAAAAAGGCCGGCCGTTCCCGAATTCAGGCATTCCGCGTCCGGCCAGCCGGATGGCGAAAAAGAAATTTTTGTATTTTTAACTGTTGCCAGGCTGGCGGCAGTTAAAAGGATTGATTCGCAGGTTATGGCACTGGCGCAAATTGTAAAAAAATTTCCCCAAGCCAGGTTATGGATTGCCGGTTCAGGTCCGGAGGAGAAAAGGCTTAAAGAACTGGCCCGGAAAACACAGCTTGAAAACTACGTCCAATTCTTCGGCTGGCAGGAGAATCCGGATGAATTTTATTCCCGGGCCGGCGCCTACCTCCTTACTTCGGATTCGGAAGGCTGGGGAATGTCGGTAATTGAGGCGGCGGCTTACGGACTGCCGATAATCATGACCGACGCCGGCTGCGCCGGAGAAATAATAATTAATGGAGAAAGCGGAATAGTAGTACCGGCCGGAAATACGCGTGAATTAATTAGAAGCATGGAATTGCTGATTAGTGATCCGGAGCTAAGGAAAAAACTCGGCCAAGGGGCAAAAGCGGCTTTAAAAAAATTAAAAACCAAGGAAGAAACTTTGAAGCTCTACAAAAAGAGCTGGGAGCGGGCAATAATAAAATAA
- a CDS encoding glycosyltransferase family 2 protein yields MKTLSIVIPVYNEENTILKIIGAIESVDLREINKQLIIVDDKSIDGTRKILEGIKGKYKVIFKEENGGKGSAIRTGFREAQGDIVLVQDADLEYDPEEYPKLISPILDGKADVVYGSRFMGGEPHRVLYFWHSAANKLLTLLCNIFSGLNLTDMETGYKVFTREALGKLAPRLTANRFGIEPEMTIKIARLKLRVYEVGISYSGRTYAEGKKINWKDGFAAVWHIIKYGIIS; encoded by the coding sequence ATGAAAACTTTATCAATAGTCATTCCAGTTTATAATGAAGAAAATACGATTTTAAAAATTATCGGAGCTATTGAGTCAGTGGACCTGCGGGAGATTAACAAGCAATTAATTATCGTTGATGACAAATCAATTGACGGCACCAGGAAAATTCTGGAAGGAATAAAAGGAAAATACAAGGTAATTTTTAAGGAAGAGAATGGCGGAAAGGGAAGCGCCATCCGGACGGGTTTTAGGGAAGCCCAAGGCGACATAGTTCTAGTCCAGGATGCTGACCTGGAATATGATCCGGAAGAATATCCGAAGCTGATTTCTCCTATTTTAGACGGTAAAGCCGACGTAGTGTACGGTTCGAGGTTTATGGGAGGCGAGCCGCACCGGGTGCTTTATTTTTGGCATTCGGCCGCCAATAAACTGCTTACTCTTTTATGCAACATCTTCAGCGGCTTGAATTTAACTGACATGGAAACCGGCTATAAAGTTTTTACCCGGGAGGCGCTAGGAAAGTTAGCGCCCAGGCTTACCGCCAATCGTTTCGGCATTGAACCGGAAATGACCATCAAAATCGCCCGGTTAAAGCTTCGGGTTTATGAAGTGGGAATTTCTTACTCCGGCCGGACTTATGCCGAAGGAAAAAAAATAAATTGGAAAGACGGCTTTGCCGCCGTCTGGCATATAATCAAATACGGGATCATTTCTTAA
- a CDS encoding glycosyltransferase family 4 protein → MKLLVITQKVDINDDLLGFFHKWLEELAARWEKLTVITLGQGETKLPANVRVLSLGKEKGAPRMFRKSIYTWNFFKLIIRERKNYDAVFVHMNQEYVILGGLLWKLWNKKIGFWYVHKKVSFKLRLAEKLADYIFTASEEGFRLGSKKVLITGHGINTEQFSPAKAERKPEGAFKIIYVGRISPIKNQKLLVEALDILVNKKGITDSRIKFIGAPVYPEDEAYLGQLKEAVRRDKLEGCVDFIGSVPYREISKYYAEADLAVNLCPTGGMDKAVLEAMAAGLPVIAYNKAFVSLFGQYAGLMVLENDDKIELAKKITALKILPLGEKIVLSERLISIVKERYSLGNLIEKITKKFQSRE, encoded by the coding sequence ATGAAGCTTTTAGTAATAACCCAAAAGGTGGATATTAATGACGATCTTTTAGGCTTCTTTCATAAGTGGCTGGAAGAGCTGGCGGCGCGCTGGGAGAAGCTAACCGTAATCACCCTTGGCCAGGGAGAGACGAAACTGCCGGCTAATGTCCGGGTCTTAAGCCTGGGAAAGGAAAAAGGGGCGCCCAGAATGTTTAGAAAATCCATTTACACATGGAATTTTTTTAAGCTGATTATAAGGGAACGGAAAAATTATGACGCGGTTTTTGTCCACATGAACCAGGAATACGTAATCCTCGGCGGCCTTCTTTGGAAATTGTGGAATAAAAAAATCGGCTTTTGGTACGTCCATAAAAAAGTGAGCTTTAAACTGCGGCTGGCCGAAAAGCTGGCGGATTATATTTTTACCGCTTCCGAAGAAGGCTTTAGGCTGGGGTCAAAAAAAGTTTTGATCACTGGCCATGGTATTAATACGGAACAGTTTAGTCCGGCAAAAGCGGAAAGAAAACCAGAGGGCGCCTTTAAAATAATTTACGTCGGACGCATCAGCCCGATAAAAAATCAAAAGTTATTGGTCGAGGCTTTGGATATATTGGTGAATAAAAAAGGCATCACTGATTCGCGGATTAAATTTATCGGCGCGCCGGTTTATCCTGAAGATGAAGCTTACTTAGGACAATTGAAAGAAGCGGTTAGGAGGGATAAGCTGGAAGGGTGCGTGGACTTCATCGGCAGCGTCCCATACCGGGAAATCTCTAAATATTATGCCGAGGCCGATTTGGCCGTAAATTTATGCCCAACCGGCGGGATGGACAAGGCGGTTTTGGAAGCTATGGCCGCCGGGCTGCCGGTCATTGCCTATAATAAAGCTTTTGTTTCTTTGTTTGGACAATATGCCGGTCTAATGGTATTGGAAAATGACGACAAGATAGAGCTGGCAAAAAAAATAACGGCCCTGAAAATTCTGCCTTTAGGCGAGAAGATAGTTTTGTCGGAGCGCTTAATATCTATAGTAAAGGAGAGATACAGTTTGGGAAATTTGATTGAAAAGATAACCAAAAAATTCCAAAGCCGCGAATAA
- a CDS encoding radical SAM protein has protein sequence MAKKVALISLYAGSARGIPPLGSLYLATALKKKGIGAKIFHADAGQLEELISKIRSYCPDLAGMSVFTGHLNKKYVQLSKELKKEGYQTVWGNAHPSLLPNEVLKENYVDFIIIGEGEEALAELAESLDARDQFARIKNLGYKDDSGGIHINPRREFSDIDEYLIDWSLINLEEYIIPYFSGRFQRTLAVVSSRGCPYNCQFCYNLVFNNRRWRAHSPEKIAANLEPIIKKYGIEAIRFLDDNFFVDKERAFKIVEALGLPFSADCRVEYITEDFVSRLKSAKCLELTFGFESGSDRILKEVIKKGTGTAEIIRAVTLLSGSGIIASAGIIFGAPTETKSEYLETLNFIIRLLKINPNLAFTCGWFLPYPGTGLYEKSKELGFRPPQSIEEWDKFDRWRDDYEMEWVGWDAKRAVKYSRRFVHLLALAYKRNIPILKSLLKWRAGRANFSFPLDIYIFSRLRQIYLFESGEKAHNRIIKKILNFIIKSARAAKKI, from the coding sequence ATGGCAAAAAAAGTTGCGTTAATCTCTTTGTACGCCGGGAGCGCCCGGGGCATACCGCCCCTGGGGTCTTTGTATTTGGCGACAGCTTTAAAAAAAAAGGGAATAGGCGCAAAAATTTTCCATGCTGACGCCGGACAGCTCGAAGAACTAATTTCAAAAATCAGGAGCTATTGTCCGGATTTGGCTGGTATGTCGGTTTTTACCGGCCATTTAAATAAAAAGTATGTCCAATTGTCGAAAGAACTAAAAAAGGAAGGATACCAAACCGTTTGGGGAAACGCCCACCCTTCGCTCTTGCCGAATGAAGTGTTAAAAGAAAACTACGTCGATTTTATTATAATCGGAGAAGGGGAAGAAGCCTTGGCCGAGCTGGCGGAAAGCCTTGACGCCAGGGACCAATTCGCCCGGATAAAAAATCTTGGCTACAAAGATGATTCAGGCGGAATCCATATCAATCCCCGGCGGGAATTTTCCGATATTGATGAATATTTAATTGATTGGTCCCTAATAAATCTGGAAGAGTACATAATTCCGTATTTTTCCGGCCGCTTCCAAAGGACTTTGGCGGTTGTAAGTTCCCGGGGCTGTCCGTATAATTGCCAGTTCTGCTACAACCTGGTTTTTAATAACCGGCGGTGGCGGGCCCATTCTCCGGAAAAAATTGCCGCTAACCTGGAGCCGATAATAAAGAAGTACGGGATTGAAGCTATCCGGTTTCTTGATGATAATTTTTTTGTTGACAAAGAAAGGGCTTTTAAGATCGTAGAGGCGCTCGGTCTTCCATTTTCCGCCGACTGCCGGGTGGAATACATAACTGAAGATTTTGTCAGCCGGCTGAAATCGGCCAAATGCCTTGAGCTTACTTTCGGTTTTGAATCCGGGTCAGACAGAATTTTAAAGGAAGTAATAAAAAAGGGAACTGGCACGGCGGAAATTATCCGGGCGGTAACGCTTTTGTCCGGCTCGGGGATAATTGCCTCGGCTGGAATAATTTTCGGAGCGCCGACCGAGACTAAAAGCGAATATCTGGAAACTTTGAATTTTATCATCCGGCTTCTGAAAATCAATCCTAATCTGGCTTTTACCTGCGGATGGTTTCTGCCTTATCCCGGAACCGGACTTTACGAAAAATCCAAGGAACTCGGGTTCCGGCCGCCCCAGAGCATTGAGGAGTGGGATAAGTTTGACCGCTGGAGGGATGATTACGAGATGGAGTGGGTTGGCTGGGACGCTAAAAGAGCGGTAAAATACTCAAGGCGGTTTGTTCATCTTCTGGCCCTGGCTTATAAAAGGAACATCCCGATTTTAAAATCGCTGTTAAAATGGAGGGCTGGCCGCGCTAATTTCAGTTTTCCGCTGGATATATATATATTTTCCCGCTTGAGGCAAATTTACCTTTTTGAAAGCGGTGAAAAAGCCCATAACCGGATTATCAAAAAAATTCTCAATTTCATTATTAAATCCGCCCGCGCGGCGAAAAAAATATGA
- a CDS encoding class I SAM-dependent methyltransferase, translated as MTREKFLFKHLGAGKILDIGNLGGGARIHKEIISRFPGAEVYGLDSQSAGGLGFSFPNQAAGRAEDLPYPDNHFDFIYLGEVLEHSWEPKKITDECFRALKFGGVLVLDTPNIYALSRMLRYFFTGRDIILGDPDHKIFFSRAMLSNLLDKSGFDVLDLLSDGLCTIKCRNFRLPGIGPFNYMGEHLLCACRKK; from the coding sequence ATGACCCGGGAAAAATTTTTATTTAAGCATTTAGGCGCGGGAAAAATTCTTGATATCGGCAATTTAGGCGGAGGAGCCAGAATCCATAAGGAGATTATCAGCCGTTTTCCCGGAGCGGAGGTTTATGGCCTTGATTCGCAAAGCGCCGGCGGGCTCGGTTTTAGTTTTCCCAATCAAGCGGCCGGGCGGGCGGAAGACCTTCCTTATCCGGATAACCACTTTGATTTTATATATTTAGGTGAAGTTTTGGAGCATAGCTGGGAGCCGAAGAAAATTACCGACGAGTGCTTTCGGGCTTTAAAGTTTGGGGGAGTATTGGTTCTTGATACCCCTAATATTTATGCTCTTTCCCGGATGCTCCGTTATTTTTTCACCGGCCGGGACATAATCCTTGGGGATCCGGACCACAAAATATTTTTTTCCCGAGCTATGCTTTCAAATCTTCTCGATAAATCCGGATTTGATGTCTTAGATCTTTTGAGTGATGGACTCTGCACAATTAAATGCCGGAATTTTCGATTGCCTGGAATTGGGCCGTTTAACTATATGGGCGAGCACCTTCTTTGCGCCTGCCGAAAGAAATAA
- a CDS encoding class I SAM-dependent methyltransferase produces the protein MESQNNDHCVRDAGKKTSYANNFNKYCDPNRWASYWHQINSVLGCRAEKVLEIGIGDRVLANYLKSNTSIDYHSVDVSPDLCPDIVNSIDDLKDIEDNFFDVVCAFEVLEHLPYEKFNKALGELYRVSSRHVILSLPHWGRHFSFDFRLPFIKRIRWQIKLQIFGKKHKFDGHHFWELGKRGYSLKRVKSELVKAGFKIEKDYIAFESPYHHFFILKK, from the coding sequence ATGGAAAGCCAAAATAATGATCATTGCGTGCGTGATGCCGGCAAAAAAACATCATACGCCAACAACTTTAATAAGTATTGCGACCCTAATCGCTGGGCCAGCTACTGGCACCAAATAAACAGCGTTTTAGGTTGTAGGGCGGAAAAAGTACTGGAAATCGGGATCGGCGACCGGGTGCTGGCCAACTACTTAAAAAGTAATACTAGCATTGATTATCATTCGGTTGACGTTTCACCGGATTTGTGTCCGGATATCGTTAACAGTATTGACGACCTTAAGGATATAGAGGATAATTTTTTTGATGTGGTTTGCGCTTTTGAAGTATTGGAACACCTGCCTTATGAGAAATTTAATAAAGCGCTGGGCGAACTTTACCGGGTGTCCAGCCGGCATGTCATTTTAAGCCTTCCTCACTGGGGCCGGCATTTTTCTTTTGATTTCCGCCTGCCTTTTATAAAAAGGATAAGATGGCAGATAAAGCTCCAAATATTCGGAAAAAAGCATAAATTCGACGGCCATCATTTTTGGGAGCTGGGGAAGAGGGGCTATAGCCTGAAGAGGGTAAAAAGTGAGCTAGTAAAGGCCGGTTTTAAAATTGAAAAAGATTATATTGCCTTTGAGTCGCCCTATCACCACTTTTTTATTTTGAAAAAATAA
- a CDS encoding glycosyltransferase family 2 protein, with protein sequence MRFSLVIPAYNESSSLNSAISPLMDEIEKVETDFEIILVDNGSTDDTRERLAGLEKIFPRLKTVRVFPNQGYGNGILAGLKSARGEIIGWTHADNQIAPADIVRAYQKMLNENLQLCKAVRKERESGWRRTQSRAYNFIFHRLFKSGLRDINSPPKIFSRSLYEKINLCSLGWFIDPELVIKALREGAKIGEVEISWKPREGSRSKVSLTASLDFLFNMIKYRLNFD encoded by the coding sequence ATGAGATTTTCTTTAGTAATACCCGCCTATAACGAATCATCCAGCCTGAATTCGGCGATTAGTCCGCTTATGGATGAAATCGAGAAAGTTGAGACTGATTTTGAAATAATTTTAGTGGACAACGGTTCGACCGATGATACCCGGGAACGGCTGGCCGGATTAGAGAAAATTTTCCCCCGGCTAAAAACTGTAAGGGTTTTTCCGAATCAGGGATATGGAAACGGAATCCTGGCCGGCCTGAAGTCGGCCCGGGGCGAGATTATCGGCTGGACTCACGCCGATAATCAGATAGCCCCGGCTGATATCGTCCGCGCTTACCAAAAAATGCTTAATGAAAATCTCCAATTATGCAAAGCAGTTCGAAAAGAAAGAGAATCCGGCTGGCGCCGGACACAAAGCCGGGCCTATAATTTTATCTTTCACCGGCTTTTTAAATCCGGCCTTCGCGATATTAATTCGCCCCCAAAGATTTTTTCGCGTTCGCTTTATGAAAAAATAAATTTATGCTCTTTAGGCTGGTTTATTGATCCGGAATTGGTAATCAAAGCCCTTCGCGAAGGGGCGAAAATCGGAGAAGTTGAAATTTCCTGGAAACCCCGAGAAGGAAGCCGGTCGAAGGTATCTTTGACCGCCTCTTTGGATTTTTTATTCAACATGATAAAGTACAGGCTCAACTTTGATTAG
- the rfbF gene encoding glucose-1-phosphate cytidylyltransferase — protein MPVVIFCGGRGTRLKEETEIIPKPLVRVGGKPILWHIMKIYYAQGFRKFVLLIGYKGELIKEYFCRYHLHQCDFTIRPKDKRREIIYHSLPAEDWEISFIDTGADTQTGARLKGAEKLLKGRLFMLTYGDGVADVDLSRLLKVHNQEKKMITITGVFPPSRFGEIIMEGNSVVGFWEKPQVQSGYINGGFFAVNPEIFDHLAGDDSLNFEKDVLSRLAKEGNMAACPHNGYWQCMDTVRDMELLNEVWQSGAAPWKVW, from the coding sequence ATCCCGGTGGTAATTTTCTGCGGAGGGCGGGGCACCAGGCTAAAAGAAGAAACGGAAATAATTCCCAAACCGCTGGTTCGAGTCGGCGGCAAGCCGATTTTGTGGCATATAATGAAAATCTACTATGCCCAGGGTTTCCGTAAGTTCGTCCTCTTAATTGGCTATAAAGGAGAGCTGATTAAAGAATACTTTTGCCGCTATCATCTGCATCAATGCGATTTTACCATCCGCCCTAAGGACAAGCGGCGTGAAATTATTTACCACAGCCTTCCGGCTGAAGACTGGGAAATTAGCTTCATAGATACTGGAGCCGACACCCAGACCGGTGCCAGGCTAAAAGGCGCGGAAAAGCTTTTGAAAGGCCGGCTTTTTATGCTTACTTACGGCGACGGGGTGGCGGACGTTGATCTTTCCCGGCTTTTGAAAGTCCATAACCAGGAAAAGAAAATGATTACTATCACCGGAGTTTTTCCGCCCAGCCGTTTCGGAGAAATAATTATGGAAGGCAATTCGGTGGTTGGGTTTTGGGAGAAGCCGCAGGTGCAAAGCGGGTATATTAACGGCGGATTCTTTGCCGTTAACCCGGAGATTTTTGATCACCTGGCTGGCGACGATTCATTGAACTTTGAAAAAGACGTTTTGTCCCGGCTGGCCAAAGAAGGAAATATGGCTGCCTGCCCGCACAACGGCTATTGGCAGTGCATGGATACGGTCAGGGACATGGAGCTGTTAAATGAGGTATGGCAAAGCGGAGCGGCTCCCTGGAAGGTTTGGTAG
- a CDS encoding NAD(P)-dependent oxidoreductase, which yields MKKTDTILLTGGTGFLGSQILKLLAKKGQRVIVLKRKNSDLSRVRGVVKKNRIIYVDLKPGFSNAGAIFRKYKIDYVIHAATCYGRKGEPESKVIEANLTLPLLLLGTGITSGVKGFINADTFTRDKKWIYARTKEELVSRAKKMVKGKKIKFINLKIEHMYGPGDSAHKFIPWVIGELKRNAPAISFTKGRQKRDLVCVEDASRAFFKAIENFSALANFQEFEIGTGQSRSIRKLVLMIKKMTGNNTSRLNWGALPYKEGEAMDSRARVSRNKKLKWRAEYDLKNGLKKTLEYYLSNK from the coding sequence ATGAAAAAAACAGATACAATTCTTTTAACCGGCGGGACTGGATTTTTAGGAAGCCAAATATTAAAATTGCTGGCTAAAAAGGGGCAAAGGGTGATTGTTTTAAAAAGGAAAAATTCAGACCTATCCCGTGTCAGGGGTGTGGTAAAGAAAAATAGGATAATCTATGTCGATTTAAAACCCGGCTTTTCTAATGCCGGCGCAATTTTTAGGAAATATAAAATTGATTATGTAATTCATGCGGCGACCTGCTATGGCCGGAAGGGGGAACCGGAATCAAAGGTAATAGAAGCAAACTTAACCCTGCCTCTTCTCTTGTTGGGAACGGGGATAACGAGCGGCGTAAAGGGTTTTATTAACGCCGATACCTTTACCAGAGACAAAAAATGGATTTATGCCCGAACCAAGGAGGAGCTGGTTAGCCGGGCAAAAAAAATGGTTAAAGGGAAAAAAATAAAGTTCATCAATTTAAAGATTGAACATATGTACGGGCCGGGCGACAGCGCCCATAAATTTATCCCTTGGGTAATCGGCGAGCTAAAAAGAAACGCCCCGGCAATTTCTTTTACTAAAGGCCGGCAAAAAAGAGACTTAGTCTGCGTGGAAGATGCATCAAGGGCATTTTTCAAAGCCATAGAAAATTTTAGCGCATTAGCTAATTTTCAGGAATTTGAAATCGGAACCGGCCAAAGCCGCTCGATTCGAAAATTGGTTTTAATGATAAAAAAAATGACGGGCAATAATACTTCCCGGCTTAATTGGGGGGCTCTGCCTTACAAAGAAGGGGAAGCGATGGATTCCAGGGCGCGGGTTTCCCGCAACAAGAAATTAAAGTGGCGGGCAGAGTACGATTTAAAAAATGGCCTTAAAAAAACGCTTGAGTATTATTTATCAAATAAATGA
- a CDS encoding radical SAM protein, translating into MNTVLINPPLNLDLRQNIFSTQYPLNLGYLGAVLEKNGFSVKLYDYAVENFNEEEFLRRIKDDGVRLAGVTAMTNTIISAGRLIRILKKNFPEVTTVLGGTHPTALPERTFEEIPELDYIIMGEGELTLLELCKTLENSGSTGNIQGLAFREEDGTIVKNPRRPLIEDLDVLPFPSRDLSRPELYCRSHTSRGISRKFLKIAELMTSRGCPSQCIFCAGHISYGYRVRFRSAENVLAEAEECVRKYGIQHFTILDDTFTLKPERTAAICEGLKKMGATFDCNTRVNAVSRELIVKMAETGCKKISFGIESGSQRMLKLIKKGTTVEEIKRAVGWAREAGIHIVEGTFILGSHPAETRSDIEETLKLMKELDLDFISYGIIVPFPGTEVYEIMLLKGLLSPKVSWDKFVFAGEPPWRIENFSASELLKIQKRVYREFFLRPGYVLKRIKRTNIRELKYYSGALADFIKNLI; encoded by the coding sequence ATGAATACAGTTCTCATTAATCCTCCGCTCAATCTGGATTTGCGCCAAAATATTTTTTCCACCCAATATCCTCTGAATTTAGGCTATCTGGGAGCGGTTCTGGAAAAGAATGGTTTTTCAGTCAAGCTCTACGATTACGCGGTCGAAAATTTTAACGAGGAAGAATTCCTGCGGCGGATAAAAGATGATGGTGTCCGATTGGCCGGCGTGACGGCTATGACCAACACTATCATATCCGCCGGACGGCTGATTCGAATTTTGAAGAAAAATTTTCCGGAAGTAACAACGGTTTTAGGAGGAACTCATCCGACCGCATTGCCTGAAAGAACTTTCGAAGAAATTCCCGAGCTGGACTATATTATAATGGGGGAAGGAGAACTTACGCTCCTGGAGCTTTGCAAAACTCTGGAAAATTCCGGCAGTACGGGAAATATTCAAGGGTTGGCCTTCCGGGAAGAAGACGGAACAATCGTAAAGAATCCCCGCCGTCCGCTAATAGAGGATTTGGACGTCCTGCCTTTTCCCAGCCGCGATTTATCGCGCCCCGAACTATATTGCCGCTCGCATACTTCCCGGGGGATTTCCAGGAAGTTTTTAAAAATCGCCGAACTGATGACTTCCCGAGGCTGCCCTAGCCAGTGTATTTTCTGCGCGGGACACATCAGTTATGGCTACCGGGTAAGGTTTAGGAGCGCCGAAAATGTTTTAGCCGAAGCCGAGGAGTGCGTTAGGAAATACGGCATCCAGCACTTCACCATACTAGACGACACTTTTACCCTGAAGCCGGAAAGGACTGCCGCTATTTGCGAAGGCTTGAAAAAAATGGGGGCTACCTTTGACTGCAATACCCGGGTGAACGCGGTAAGCCGGGAGTTGATAGTTAAAATGGCGGAAACCGGCTGCAAAAAAATTTCTTTCGGAATCGAATCCGGGAGCCAGAGGATGTTAAAACTGATAAAAAAAGGGACTACGGTAGAAGAGATAAAAAGAGCGGTGGGTTGGGCCCGCGAAGCCGGAATCCATATTGTTGAGGGGACTTTTATCCTGGGTTCGCACCCGGCAGAGACCCGAAGCGATATTGAAGAAACGCTTAAATTAATGAAAGAACTTGATTTAGATTTTATTTCTTACGGCATTATTGTTCCTTTTCCGGGAACCGAGGTTTATGAAATTATGCTTCTAAAAGGCCTCCTTTCCCCCAAAGTTTCCTGGGACAAGTTTGTTTTTGCCGGTGAGCCTCCCTGGCGGATTGAAAATTTTTCCGCTAGCGAGCTTTTAAAAATCCAAAAGCGAGTCTATCGGGAATTTTTTCTGCGTCCGGGTTACGTTTTAAAGCGGATCAAAAGGACAAATATTCGGGAATTGAAATATTATTCTGGCGCTTTAGCTGATTTTATCAAAAACTTGATATGA
- the rfbG gene encoding CDP-glucose 4,6-dehydratase, whose product MKNFYRDKKILITGHTGFKGAWLTQILLNWGADIAGLSLLPETEPSLFEVLGLQKKITNYFYDIRDYSLVRKVVLKERPEIVFHLAAQALVRESYDDPIKTFATNTMGTVHILHAIREAGCVKSAVIITTDKVYKNAGQNRPQKEADPLGGHDPYSASKAAAEMVIESYAKSFFNPADFRKNHNTLIASARAGNVIGGGDWARDRLIPDFIRSACEKKNKLTIRKPKAIRPWQYVLDPLSGYLILAKRLHAGEKKLSSAWNFGPPKRSFVSVEEIMKKLSIMLGEADYKIRPQNDKPEADVLKLDASKAEKLLGWTPKYNLDQSLECAMEWYKGYYSDPGHILKLTDNQIKRFFN is encoded by the coding sequence ATGAAAAATTTTTATCGGGATAAAAAGATACTTATTACCGGCCATACCGGATTCAAGGGAGCCTGGCTTACTCAAATTTTGTTAAACTGGGGCGCAGATATCGCCGGCCTTTCTCTTCTGCCGGAGACCGAACCCAGTCTTTTTGAGGTTTTGGGACTGCAAAAAAAAATTACTAATTATTTTTATGATATAAGAGATTACTCGCTGGTTAGAAAGGTTGTTTTAAAAGAAAGGCCGGAGATTGTTTTCCATTTGGCCGCCCAAGCGCTGGTAAGGGAAAGTTATGACGATCCGATAAAAACTTTTGCCACCAACACTATGGGCACCGTCCATATTCTTCACGCTATCCGCGAAGCAGGATGCGTAAAATCAGCGGTAATTATTACAACTGACAAAGTTTATAAAAATGCCGGCCAAAACCGTCCCCAAAAAGAGGCGGATCCCCTGGGCGGGCATGATCCTTATAGCGCGAGCAAGGCCGCCGCGGAGATGGTGATTGAATCTTATGCCAAGTCTTTTTTTAATCCGGCGGACTTTAGAAAAAATCACAACACTTTAATCGCCAGCGCCCGCGCCGGAAATGTAATCGGGGGAGGCGATTGGGCCCGGGACCGGCTTATCCCGGATTTTATAAGATCGGCCTGCGAAAAGAAAAATAAATTAACAATCAGAAAGCCCAAAGCCATCCGGCCCTGGCAGTATGTTCTGGATCCGCTTTCCGGGTATTTAATTCTTGCCAAAAGGCTTCATGCCGGGGAAAAGAAATTGAGTTCAGCCTGGAATTTCGGCCCCCCAAAAAGAAGTTTTGTTTCGGTAGAGGAAATTATGAAGAAGCTCTCAATTATGCTAGGCGAGGCGGATTATAAGATAAGACCACAAAACGATAAGCCCGAAGCCGATGTATTAAAGCTTGATGCTAGTAAAGCCGAAAAACTATTGGGCTGGACGCCGAAATATAATCTGGATCAAAGCCTTGAGTGCGCGATGGAATGGTACAAAGGCTATTATTCTGATCCCGGCCACATCTTAAAATTGACCGATAATCAAAT